The following nucleotide sequence is from Mycobacterium sp. Z3061.
CGGAAGGGTACCGACGGCTGTCCCGGCAACTGGCCGCCGCGCACCTGGCCGGTGGCGAGAAGGGCAAGCTCCGCTATGACATCGACACGTTGACCGAGGCGGCCGGCGGGCACTGGCACATACTCACCGGATGCCGCAAAGGCTCAGTGCGGCAAGCGCTTTCCACAGGCGGGCCGGACGCGGCGAAACGGGCGCTGGCCGATCTGGTGGACCGGTTCACCGCCGACCGGGTCAGTATCGAACTGACTCATCACGGTCAGCCGCTCGACGACGAACGCAACGCGGTGCTGGCCGAACTGGCGCCGCATTTCGGGGTCGGCGTCGTGGCCACCACCGGGGCCCATTTCGCGGGACCGTCGCGGCGCAGGCTGGCCATGGCGATGGGCGCCATCCGGGCCCGGCAGTCCCTGGACGCCGCGGCCGGGTGGCTGGCCCCACTGGGCGGCTCGCATCTGCGCTCCGGTGAGGAGATGGCACAGTTGTTCGCGCAGCGGCCCCAGGCGGTGACCGCCGCCGCCGAACTCGGCGAGCAGTGCGCCTTCGGCCTGGCACTGATCGCGCCGCAGCTGCCGCCGTTCGACGTACCCGACGGGCACACCGAGGACAGCTGGCTGCGGACGCTGACCATGGCGGGCGCCGCCGACCGGTACGGTCCCGCGGACGTCGCCCTACGGGCGTATGCCCAGATCGAGCACGAGCTGAAAGTGATTGCTCAACTACAGTTCCCGGGCTACTTCCTGGTGGTGCACGACATCACCCAGTTCTGCCGGCGCAACGACATTCTGTGCCAGGGCAGGGGATCGGCGGCCAACTCCGCGGTCTGTTACGCACTGGGGGTGACGGCGGTCGACCCGGTGGCCAACGATCTGCTGTTCGAGCGGTTCCTGTCACCCGCCCGCGATGGGCCGCCCGACATCGACATCGACATCGAGTCGGATCAGCGGGAACAGGTCATCCAGTACGTCTACGACAAATACGGCCGCGACTATGCCGCCCAGGTCGCCAACGTCATCACCTACCGGGCCCGCAGCGCGGTGCGCGACATGGCACGTGCCCTGGGGTTCTCGCAGGGGCAGCAGGACGCGTGGAGCAAACAGATCAGTCACTGGAGCGGGCAGCCCGCCGATATCGAGGGTATTCCGGAACAGGTTGTCGACCTGGCCGAGCAGATCCGGAACCTGCCGCGGCACATGGGCATTCACTCCGGGGGCATGGTGATCTGCGACCGCCCGATCGCCGACGTGTGCCCGGTGGAGTGGGCGCGCATGGAGAACCGCAGCGTCCTGCAGTGGGACAAAGACGACTGTGCGGCAATCGGGTTGGTGAAGTTCGATCTGCTGGGGCTGGGCATGCTCTCGGCGCTGCACTACGCCCGGGATCTGGTTGCCGAGCACAAGGGCATCGAGGTGGATTTCGCCAGGCTCGACCTCTCCGAACCCGCGGTGTACGAGATGCTGTCCCGGGCCGATTCGGTGGGCGTTTTCCAGGTGGAGTCGCGAGCCCAGATGGCCACCTTGCCGCGGCTGCGGCCCCGGCTTTTCTACGACCTGGTGGTGGAGGTAGCGCTGATCCGTCCCGGGCCCATCCAGGGCGGTTCGGTGCACCCCTACATCCGTCGGCGCAACGGCCTGGATCCGGTGGTCTACGACCATCCCTCCATGGAGCCGGCCCTGCGGAAAACGTTGGGAGTGCCGCTGTTTCAGGAACAGTTGATGCAACTGGCGGTCGACTGCGCCGGCTTCTCCGCCGCTGAGGCCGACCAGCTGCGTCGCGCCATGGGGTCCAAGCGGTCGACCGAACGCATGCAACGGCTACGCGGCCGGTTCTACGAGGGCATGCGCTCCCTGCACGGCGCGTCCGATGACGTGATCGACCGGATCTACGAAAAGCTGCACGCATTCGCCAATTTCGGCTTTCCGGAAAGTCACGCGCTGTCCTTCGCGTCGCTGGTGTTCTACTCGTCGTGGTTCAAGTTGCACCACCCGGCGGCGTTCTGTGCCGCGCTGTTGCGCGCCCAGCCGATGGGCTTCTACTCGCCCCAGTCGTTGGTGGCCGACGCACGCCGGCACGGGGTGCTGGTGCATGGTCCGGACGTCAACGCCAGCCTGGCCCACGCCACTTTGGAAAATGGCGGAATGGAGGTCCGCCTCGGCCTGGGCGCCGTCCGGCATATCGGCGACGAGCTGGCCGAGAAGCTGGCCGATGAGCGAAAAGCCAACGGCCCGTTCACTTCTTTGCTGGACCTGACCTCACGGCTGCAACTGTCCGTACCGCAGACCGAAGCGCTGGCGACGGCCGGAGCGCTGGGCTGCTTCGGCATGTCCCGGCGGGAAGGGCTGTGGGCGGCCGGGGCCGCGGCCACCCAACGGCCGGACCGGTTGCCCGGGGTGGGCTCGTCATCACATGTCCCGGAACTGCCGGGGATGAGTGAGCTGGAGCTGGCCGCAGCCGACGTGTGGGCCACCGGCGTCTCCCCGGACAGTTACCCGACCCAGTTCCTGCGGGCTGACCTGGACGCGATGGGGGTGGTGCCGGCGGCCGAGCTGGGTTCGGTGCCCGACGGGGACCGGGTGCTGATCGCCGGGGCGGTGACGCATCGGCAGCGGCCCGCGACCGCCCAGGGCGTGACGTTCGTCAACCTCGAAGACGAGACCGGGATGGTCAACGTGCTCTGTACGCCGGGGGTGTGGGCACGGCACCGCAAGCTCGCGCACACGGCGCCGGCGTTGCTGATCCGCGGCCAGGTGCAGAACGCCAGCGGTGCGATCACCGTCGTCGCCGAACGGTTGGGCCGCATCAGCCTGGCCGTCGGCTCGAAGTCCCGGGATTTCCGGTGACGCTTCGTCGCCAACAGGCCGTCAGGCCGTCGGCGTGGTCCACACCTTGGTCGGCGTGATCCGCAGCCGGGTGCTGTAGGCGCCCATAGAGTCGGTGAGGCCGAACTGGTCGGACAATTCCCGGAACTTCGCCCAGTACGGTTCGTCGTCACGGCAGTCGACGTCGGTGGCGTCCACCGCGGCCGTCCCGCCGACGACGATGATCCCGCCGCCGTTGCCGTCGGAGTCGAGGTTCAGGCTCACCTGAGGTCGCGCCTTGATGTGGGCGACCTTGGCGGCACTGGGCATCGTGTACACGATCAGGTCAGCGCCGTCGAAGTAGAACCAGATCAGCCGCGGCACCGGCTGTCCCGACTTGGCGACCGTGGTCAGCCAGCCGTAGTGATCCGATTCGAGCCTGCTGGAAACCTCTTGCGACAGTTCGATACTCATGGACTCAACGGTAGCCTCCACCTATGACCCTCAACTTGACCGTCGATGAAGTCCTGAGCACCACCCGCTCGGTCCGCAAACGCCTCGACTTCGACAAGCCGGTGCCGCGCGAGGTGTTGATGCAATGCCTCGACCTCGCCCTGCAGGCGCCCACCGGTTCCAATTCGCAAGGCTGGCAGTGGGTGTTCGTCGAAGACGCGGACAAGAAGAAGGCGATCGGCGACGTCTACCTGTCCAACGCCAGCGGCTACCTCAGCTCGCCGGCGCCGGAATACGACGACACCCGCGGCGAGCGGATGGGCAAGGTCCGCGATTCGGCGACCTACCTCGCCGAGCACATGCACGAGGCGCCGGTGTTGATGATCCCGTGCATCAGCGGCCGGGAAGAGAGCTCGCCGATCGGCGGCGTCTCCTTCTGGGCGTCGCTGTTCCCGGCGGTCTGGAGCTTCTGCCTGGCGTTGCGCTCGCGCGGTCTGGGGTCCTGCTGGACGACACTGCACCTACTCAACGACGGCGAGCGCAAGGTGGCCGACATCCTGGGCATCCCCTACGACGAGTACAGCCAGGGCGGGCTGTTCCCGATCGCCTACACCAAGGGCACCGACTTCCGGCCGGCCAAGCGGTTACCGGCCGAAAGCCTCACGCACTGGAACAGCTGGTAAATCAGCCGGCCTGCCCTGTCCGGGCTGATTTGTCCTCCAGTTGTCCCCCAATCGGAGGACACGGAATTCATCCCGCTTTGTCCCCTATCGGGGGACACCGCGAGCGCTTCGAGTCCGGCAATGTAAGTGACAACAGAGACCAAGCTTCGCTCGAAAGGAAAGACCGAATGAGCCACGAAATCCTCTTCCAGGAGACCGAAGCCGTCTACACCGCGCCGGCTTTCCACGCCGAGGACTGCGCCTGATATCCGCGCCGCGTTAGCGGCGCCCCCGAGCTGTGGCACGTTTCCCCCCTGCCCCCCAACGTGCCCTGTGGAAAGCAGGCTCGTGCTTCATGCACGAGCCTGCTTCTGCATTTGCAGCCATCGAACGACCCGCGTCAGATCGAGCCGCCATATCCCTGTTGCCGCCACGCCTCGTAGACGGCGACGGCCGCGGCGTTGGACAGATTTAGTGAGCGCCGCCCGGCCAGCATCGGGATCCGCACCCGTGCGGTGATGTGCGGGTCGGCCAGTGTGGCCGCATCCAGGCCGGTCGGCTCGGGCCCGAACATCAGCACGTCACCGGATGTGTAGGCGATGTCCGCGAAGCACGCCGTGGCCTGCGCGGTGAACGCGAAAACCCGAGCGCTACCGAGCGCCCGCCACGCCTGCTGCAGCGATTCGTGCACGGTCACCGAGGCCAGGTCGTGATAGTCCAGCCCGGCCCGGCGCAGTTTTGGCTCGGACAGGTCGAACCCCAACGGCTCCACGAGGTGCAGCTCGCATCCGGTGGCGGCGGCCGTGCGGATGGCGTTGCCGGTGTTCGGCGCTATGCGCGGGGAATAGAACAGCAGCCGAAACATGCGTCGATCATGGCAAAGCCGTCGGCTTGCCAAATTCTTGCGCCTTTCTTGGCGTCGCCGCCAAGCCGTCTCCAAGAACTCGCCAAGGGCTCTGCAGAAATCTTGGGTCAGACCCACCGGGGAGGAGCCGAGATGTCAGTCGAGTCAGTTCAGGTGCACAACGTCTACCCGCACGCCGACAGCCGCTACGAGAACGTGGAGGCGACTGTCACCTTCGCCGTCGACCCCGAATACCGGTCGAATCAGCGCATCGCCGACCTGAAGCTGGCACCGCGCGACGCCGACGGGCTGGTCCGCTTCGACGCCGACCTGCGACTGCTGCGCCCGGTGAGCGGCGGTAACGGCAAGCTGCTGTTCGTGGTGCCCAACCGCGGCGTCCCCACCAACGCGCCCTGGCTGAAGAACGGGTTCCTGCTCGAGCGCGGCTGGACCATCGCCTCGTGCGGCTGGCAGTGGGACGTGCAGCGCGGGCCGGCGATCCTGGGCCTCACCGCGCCGCAGGCCGACGTCGAACCCGGCTTCCTGCGCCTGGAGTGGCGCTCTGACACCGTCCGGGACGACCACCCACTCAGCTTCTCGGCGCCCGAGATCGAATCGATCCCCGGTGCGGAGGCGCTGTTCACCTTCACCGCGTACCCGACCGTCGACGTCGAGGACTCCGAAGCGGTGCTGACCGTACGCACCGCACCCGACGCCGAGCCGGTCACCGTTCCGCGGAACACCTGGCGCTTCACCGACGAGACCCACGTCGCCCTGGACGGCGGATTCCAGCCGTTCCACATCTATGAGCTGGTGTACCGGAGCGCGCTGGCCCCGGTCGCCGGCGCCGGTTTGCTGGCAATCCGCGATGTGGCTTCGCATCTGCGCGCGGACGGCATCACCCACACCTTCGCCTACGGAGTCTCCCAGGCGGGCCGGCTGTTGCGGCAGTTCCTGTCCGACGGCCTGAATATCGACGAGTCCGGGATGCAGGTGTTCGACGGCGTCTTCAGCGACTTCGCCAGCGCCAACCGCGGCGAGTTCAACCACCGCTACGCCCAGCCCTCCACCCCGGGCAGGAGCAGCACCGAGGGCCCGTTCAACAGCGCCGACCTGCTCGCCCGGCAGCGCGAACTCGGCTGCGTGCCGAAGACGATCTTCACCAACAGCGCGACCGAGTACTGGCAGGGTGACGGCGCGCTGGTGCACGTCGACCC
It contains:
- a CDS encoding nitroreductase family protein; this encodes MTLNLTVDEVLSTTRSVRKRLDFDKPVPREVLMQCLDLALQAPTGSNSQGWQWVFVEDADKKKAIGDVYLSNASGYLSSPAPEYDDTRGERMGKVRDSATYLAEHMHEAPVLMIPCISGREESSPIGGVSFWASLFPAVWSFCLALRSRGLGSCWTTLHLLNDGERKVADILGIPYDEYSQGGLFPIAYTKGTDFRPAKRLPAESLTHWNSW
- a CDS encoding tRNA (cytidine(34)-2'-O)-methyltransferase, which gives rise to MFRLLFYSPRIAPNTGNAIRTAAATGCELHLVEPLGFDLSEPKLRRAGLDYHDLASVTVHESLQQAWRALGSARVFAFTAQATACFADIAYTSGDVLMFGPEPTGLDAATLADPHITARVRIPMLAGRRSLNLSNAAAVAVYEAWRQQGYGGSI
- a CDS encoding error-prone DNA polymerase — its product is MGWYHGPPSWAEMERVLDGKPRHAGQAAPVVPAGDAPLSHKRGSYTARPDGRRVRSSVAYAELHAHSAYSFLDGASTPEEMVEEAARLGLRALALTDHDGLYGAVRFAEAATELGVRTVFGAELSLSSVARTEQPDPPGPHLLVLARGPEGYRRLSRQLAAAHLAGGEKGKLRYDIDTLTEAAGGHWHILTGCRKGSVRQALSTGGPDAAKRALADLVDRFTADRVSIELTHHGQPLDDERNAVLAELAPHFGVGVVATTGAHFAGPSRRRLAMAMGAIRARQSLDAAAGWLAPLGGSHLRSGEEMAQLFAQRPQAVTAAAELGEQCAFGLALIAPQLPPFDVPDGHTEDSWLRTLTMAGAADRYGPADVALRAYAQIEHELKVIAQLQFPGYFLVVHDITQFCRRNDILCQGRGSAANSAVCYALGVTAVDPVANDLLFERFLSPARDGPPDIDIDIESDQREQVIQYVYDKYGRDYAAQVANVITYRARSAVRDMARALGFSQGQQDAWSKQISHWSGQPADIEGIPEQVVDLAEQIRNLPRHMGIHSGGMVICDRPIADVCPVEWARMENRSVLQWDKDDCAAIGLVKFDLLGLGMLSALHYARDLVAEHKGIEVDFARLDLSEPAVYEMLSRADSVGVFQVESRAQMATLPRLRPRLFYDLVVEVALIRPGPIQGGSVHPYIRRRNGLDPVVYDHPSMEPALRKTLGVPLFQEQLMQLAVDCAGFSAAEADQLRRAMGSKRSTERMQRLRGRFYEGMRSLHGASDDVIDRIYEKLHAFANFGFPESHALSFASLVFYSSWFKLHHPAAFCAALLRAQPMGFYSPQSLVADARRHGVLVHGPDVNASLAHATLENGGMEVRLGLGAVRHIGDELAEKLADERKANGPFTSLLDLTSRLQLSVPQTEALATAGALGCFGMSRREGLWAAGAAATQRPDRLPGVGSSSHVPELPGMSELELAAADVWATGVSPDSYPTQFLRADLDAMGVVPAAELGSVPDGDRVLIAGAVTHRQRPATAQGVTFVNLEDETGMVNVLCTPGVWARHRKLAHTAPALLIRGQVQNASGAITVVAERLGRISLAVGSKSRDFR
- a CDS encoding TIGR03667 family PPOX class F420-dependent oxidoreductase, with product MSIELSQEVSSRLESDHYGWLTTVAKSGQPVPRLIWFYFDGADLIVYTMPSAAKVAHIKARPQVSLNLDSDGNGGGIIVVGGTAAVDATDVDCRDDEPYWAKFRELSDQFGLTDSMGAYSTRLRITPTKVWTTPTA
- a CDS encoding alpha/beta hydrolase domain-containing protein, translated to MSVESVQVHNVYPHADSRYENVEATVTFAVDPEYRSNQRIADLKLAPRDADGLVRFDADLRLLRPVSGGNGKLLFVVPNRGVPTNAPWLKNGFLLERGWTIASCGWQWDVQRGPAILGLTAPQADVEPGFLRLEWRSDTVRDDHPLSFSAPEIESIPGAEALFTFTAYPTVDVEDSEAVLTVRTAPDAEPVTVPRNTWRFTDETHVALDGGFQPFHIYELVYRSALAPVAGAGLLAIRDVASHLRADGITHTFAYGVSQAGRLLRQFLSDGLNIDESGMQVFDGVFSDFASANRGEFNHRYAQPSTPGRSSTEGPFNSADLLARQRELGCVPKTIFTNSATEYWQGDGALVHVDPETGADLPEDPDVRTYLLAGTDHFGSSKIKDALPAANPVHHLDVTPVARALLIALENWVADGIEPPASRVPRTGDGTAVARKEVLSGFGYANTPAPAWLPSAGHVDLVSAVDEDGNEVAGIRLPAVAAPLATYTGWNARRFVEDLPDVMYERIGSKLPFRPGRPSVAERYATRDDYAAAVRSAAQALVAQRFLLTAEVESVVKKAVAEYPA